A genomic region of Spea bombifrons isolate aSpeBom1 chromosome 9, aSpeBom1.2.pri, whole genome shotgun sequence contains the following coding sequences:
- the EHD4 gene encoding EH domain-containing protein 4, with translation MFSWLGKESSSGRGTQDVLQTVTGGLQSLYTGKLLPLEEHYRFHEFHSPALEEADFKNLPMVLLVGQYSTGKTTFIRYLLEQDFPGMRIGPEPTTDSFIAVMYGDKEGSIPGNALVVDPKKPFRKLNSFGNAFLNRFMCSQLPNQVLKSISIIDSPGILSGEKQRISRGYDFCQVLQWFAERVDRIILLFDAHKLDISDEFSEAIKAFRGQDDKIRVVLNKADQVDTQQLMRVYGALMWSLGKVINTPEVVRVYIGSFWAKPLQNTENRKLFEMEAQDLFRDIQGLPRNAALRKLNDLIKRARLAKVHAYIISHLKKEMPAVFGKEAKKKELINNLPEIYRQLQREHHISPGDFPDVKKMQQQLEMYDFSKFHALRPKLIEAVDNMLANKISSLMSMIREEENSMPPQMVHGGAFEGTTEGPFGHGYGEGAGEGAGEEEWVVAKDKPAYDELFYTLSPINGKISGVNAKKEMVNSKLPNSVLGKIWKLADYDQDGMLDDEEFALAKHLIKIKLEGYELPSDLPPHLVPPSQRKHQQNSE, from the exons ATGTTCAGTTGGCTGGGAAAGGAGAGCAGCAGCGGCCGCGGCACGCAGGATGTGCTTCAGACGGTGACGGGCGGCCTGCAGTCTCTGTACACCGGCAAGCTGCTGCCTCTGGAGGAGCACTACCGATTCCATGAGTTCCACTCCCCGGCCTTGGAGGAGGCTGACTTTAAGAACCTGCCCATGGTGCTGCTGGTGGGGCAGTATAGCACGGGGAAGACCACCTTCATCAG GTATCTGTTGGAGCAGGATTTCCCAGGAATGAGGATTGGTCCAGAGCCAACCACAGATTCATTTATTGCTGTAATGTATGGTGATAAAGAAGGAAGCATCCCAGGAAACGCGCTGGTTGTTGACCCAAAGAAACCATTCCGCAAACTCAATAGTTTTGGAAATGCCTTTCTGAACAG GTTTATGTGCTCACAGCTCCCCAATCAGGTACTGAAGAGCATCAGCATCATTGACTCTCCCGGAATCCTTTCTGGAGAAAAGCAACGCATCAGCAGAG GTTATGATTTCTGCCAGGTCTTGCAGTGGTTTGCAGAGCGCGTAGACCGAATTATTCTTCTGTTTGATGCCCACAAATTGGACATATCTGATGAGTTCTCCGAGGCAATTAAAGCCTTCCGCGGTCAGGATGATAAAATCCGAGTGGTGCTTAACAAGGCAGACCAGGTTGACACTCAGCAGCTAATGAGGGTCTATGGTGCCCTAATGTGGTCTTTAGGGAAGGTGATAAACACCCCCGAGGTGGTTCGTGTGTACATTGGCTCCTTTTGGGCAAAACCCCTACAGAACACTGAGAACCGAAAACTCTTTGAAATGGAAGCTCAGGATTTGTTTCGTGACATCCAGGGCCTCCCTCGAAATGCTGCCCTGCGCAAGCTCAATGACCTTATCAAACGAGCTCGACTTGCTAAG GTACATGCCTATATTATCAGccacttaaaaaaagaaatgccagCAGTATTTGGgaaagaagcaaagaaaaagGAGCTGATAAACAACCTCCCAGAAATTTACCGCCAGCTGCAGAGAGAGCATCATATTTCACCCGGCGATTTCCCCGACGTTAAGAAAATGCAG CAACAACTGGAGATGTATGACTTCTCCAAATTCCATGCACTGAGGCCTAAGCTGATTGAAGCTGTGGACAACATGCTGGCTAATAAAATATCGTCTTTAATGAGTATGATTCGTGAGGAAGAAAACAGCATGCCGCCTCAAATGGTACACGGAGGGGCATTTGAAGGAACCACAGAAGGGCCCTTTGGCCATGGCTATGGGGAAGGAGCAGGTGAAGGCGCTGGAGAGGAGGAATGGGTGGTGGCCAAAGACAAGCCTGCATATGATGAGTTGTTCTACACGCTGTCTCCGATCAATGGCAAGATATCCGGAGTCAATGCCAAGAAAGAGATGGTCAACTCAAAGTTACCGAACAGTGTCTTAGGGAAGATCTGGAAGCTGGCTGATTACGACCAAGATGGCATGTTGGATGATGAAGAGTTTGCCCTGGCCAAGCACCTTATTAAAATTAAGCTGGAAGGGTATGAGTTGCCCAGTGATCTCCCACCTCACCTTGTACCCCCATCTCAAAGGAAACACCAACAAAACTCTGAGTGA